The Bombus fervidus isolate BK054 chromosome 17, iyBomFerv1, whole genome shotgun sequence DNA segment tattttttcccAAAAGATTCTTTTACTCTTCTGTAAGaatcgtataaataaaaataaaattaagaagcTTTGAATCTTCGATCAAAGTCATCTTTCAAAATCGAAAGTTTATAAAGTTAGTGTAAAAGTGTACAAAGACTGATATGCAACAGGATCACAAAAAATATCGATGTTTCAGCAATAAAGGTAATTTACTTGATCACATGGTATAAAAACAgattattgataaaattcgTATGAAGATGAAAGATATCGTACATTTCCTATAAAGTGTTACATATCCGAATCAATTCTTCCAACTTTCTCGTAACGTAGTAATTACCGTTTTGGTGTTGAAAAAAGTATATGACAACTTTGAACGCACAAAGATGATCGGGGTGTACCATTCGGTCCCCGATGGGATCGCTCAAAAGTTtcattgataaaaaaatactgattattaaataatcgaaaaatACAATGATTAAAACAAATACCTCTCGACATtagttttctctttctcttgcttAAATACATCTACGAGGAGGGATTCTTAAATTAAACGCAAAACGCTCGTCCCTCCAGATAAAATACGTTTTCTctcgttaaattttaaaaaataacgctacgtagtctttttttttttcttttgctacATTCGTCGACCGATTGCTTCTCTGATCCCAAAAATTGTCACTGGAACAAGATGTCGAAAGGTTTGCGGTACCTCTACGACGTgcaaaaaaaatgaaatccaAAATCTCTGAAAAAACATTCTCCTTCCAAATATTCAATAATgatttctatgaaatattattgtatgCAGTTTGTAAAAGCTATGATACGAGTGATTTCACCTTTTGCAATCTCCGATtgcgataatataaaatatcttagttcgtttcatttcgaaagaatttcattttatctttcCGTTTATCTTTCacattttcctttcgtttcatccacacaattttcatttcaaccAATTTGAAccatatcgaacgattttaatttatcttctGCTATGAAATTTCTCGTAATGCGGTCTTTAGAAACTTGAGATAACTCGCTGGTGAACGGACGAAGAGTAAGACGGATAAAGGGAACAAGTTAAGCTGGCATCACAGGGACCACTGAAAAAGAGACGAGAATCGAACCTGGGGGACAGTGAAAGAAACGTTGCGCGCGTGGAACGATCGATTCGTCCCGCACTCGaacaaagaaaattcaaaaCGATCTTTGGATTCGTTTGTTCAACGAGACCTTCGTGTTTCTTCCGTAACTACATATTTAACTTTTTCGTCCTTCTTTTTGAAACTTCcaatttgtttcaatttatgCTCACTTCAAAACCTCTTgtaaaattctgaaaataatatatgtaagaGCGAAGAATATAgtaaacagaaaaatatattgggTTGTAACATAAATCCATTCTAGTTTCATCTTTATTTGCAAATAGAGGAAACGAGACAAACATACGTTACAAcctaataataaagaaaaagataaagtaaaatattctcgTCTCCTTTTCGAATAATTATCCTTAAATCGCACTTCACTCTGTTTTCGTGTCGTCATCGAATGATCAAACTTCGAAGGAATCATTTTAGTTTTCCTCTTTGCGCTTCTTTCACTCACGAGGAGCTTCGAcacatttttttctctcgtttgtATATTCGTGCGACATATCAGGGATTTCAAGACATACCTACAATTAgagtatcttcttttttttcctttttttttttttttttttttattaatgaacGGACGCAAATGGCTCTTGcaaaaatacaatttgttattttatctcTTTCTGTTACTTCTAGAAAAAAAGTGTTACtacctattttatatttcttaattaactCACTTGTCGTTAAGCATCTTCGTCTTTCTCTTCTCACGCGtatctgtatattttataaattcagttGGGGTTACTCGCTTGTATAAATCAACACAAGACTGGCAAGAAGGCCGTCAATAATACCGCAGTGTCGCATTTTCTCTCGGACGCGTGAGAAATTACATCGAGAAAAATTTCATCTCCGCGACGCCGATTTATTCTTATTCGTATTGTCCGCGAAGCAACGCGTgcatcaaattttatatacatgcATATGTAGTGCAATATATCATACAGAGTACAGCATGTAGTATAAAATGGCAGAGAGTGATCTTACATGTAAAGATGAaccgaaaataaagaatagaattttttcatttgaaaccccgttttttgagaaaattcaatttataaatttattgagTACGTATACACTTCACTATTTTTCCGCTTATTTTCTTATCTATAAATCATCTGGTATGGATTGTATTTCACTTTCAGTCAATCTGTTTTGTTTACTTGCAGCCTGTTTCCGTTGTTGTTCCGAAACAATCACAGTGGTTTCTTATAACAACTGTGAATATAACTTTGTTATAACTTGTCTTATAACGATCATTGGATTTTACCCGATCATACAAACAGTGTAGTACAAAATCAAGACAGCTTTCTGATTCGGAAAGTGTCGAAAAGAACGTTACTTTCATCGTTCAATAATGTGTatgtaaaacaatatttatcataatatCGCTTATTAGTATAAATACCAAATCCGAATATAATCAATTGCACGAGTACTTTATAGAATTTCAGTGTCGACTTTCTCATAAAACAAGGTTTTAATACTAAAACTCGATAAAAGCTAACATTAATTTTACCAAGAGCAGTTGTACATTTTAGTAgccaaattgtattttataataaatccgTAATCCGTCAATTTggtagttctagcgttaagcgaaaaaattgtattcttcaCTCGCAACAAATTTTCACATCTAAAATCACACCCTGCCTCGCTGTACAGCACGTCCTACCACAtcctgtataatataatattttacaataatcaTCGGTTTAACATCTTTATATTCCAAGCATCGATCTCTACTCCGAGAAACTTCTAAAATTCTGACCAACGAATTAATACAGCAATTCGCGATAGTGGAAATTTTTCTCGTTCAGACTTCACTGTTCAAAGTATACCCGTTTCTCTTTAAAACAGGCTGACTACTCTTGTGCACATAGGGCCAGAAAACGTTGTATAGTCTCGATAACGTGCATCGAGTTCATCGCCAGCATTCAATCAATATAACATTGACTCTAAGTCTCTTCGTCGATTGTTTccatcgtttaattaaaaaaaaaaaaaaaaaaaaaagagaaaagaaagagggaagaaaatctctttttcttctttcacagCATTATTTTGACATCATCGGGTCGTCAATCTCGCAGGTGTTCCACGGTACTCGTTTGTTTCCCTTGGAACGTGCCGCCGATCGGAAGCTAGGACTCGAAAGGAGCCgaagagagaaggaagaagcGATTCTCGACGAGCCGATCCGCCAAGCTTTCCTGAATAAAGCAGCTCGAAAGCGCGCTGATGATTCCCCATCGTGGTCAATGTACATCTGCTTCTCTTTACTCGAGCTTTCTCGATTTTTTGTCAGGTAACGACGAGTTTGGCGGTCGAGTTCACCAAATGCCTCAGCCGTGGTCACTCGAGACTTCGTATTAATACGATCATCTCGCGGAACAAGGCACCCAATTTACCTGGTGTCGTTTGTTTCTTCAATAGAACACCTCTGATCGTCGAGAGCTTCTCGTAACAGGAGAGGCACTTGTGGTATCTGCgcatataaaacaaattctttttcacTTATATAGTTTATAGTAGcaatactatttctttataatcaGATGGGGCGGGGGGGAGGGGGTAGTTAGAAGGCGAGGAAAAAAATAATCGGATTTTGTTggaatttaaaagataaaatatactcACCGTTCTTCTCGCGAAACGTCCACGCCGATCGTGTGAAGCGGAGCTTCCACGTTCGACTTGATCACCGATGCGAAATTTCGTAGAATTAATCTCAACCCCGAACATCCCACTGTTATGTACCTGAAACAGTAATAAAGagattctttaattcttttactttcgacatcaaaataagagaaaattgtataaatcaGTAATTAATCATTACTCGATATTCTACGACGCTGATTTCGAAAAGTATGCCAGATTCACAAAAGAGCAAAGGATGAGAAAGCCTCGATCCTGGCACCCACCGGTGCTTGTCACGGCTAGTTTGTTCCAAAACGTGTTATTACCCCATAACGATgccaataaataacgaaaggCACGAAAGGCTTGGCCCCGCGATTCGACACGCTCGCTTTCGACCGGCGATAAAGGGTTTGCGCGAGCTCCCGTTCGAATCAGCGAGACGAATCCGCGCACCGCCTCATAAATGTTCCATATAACGTCCAACGTTCATCTCTCTACCTTCTACGAACATTCTGTATCACGATCGCCCACGGGAAAGTACACTTTTCCCATAAAAATCTTCTCAATTATCAAAAtcatatacaaaattatttctcacCAATACGATTTCGATCCTCATAAATCTATATAGAGAATTTTGTTCCAAATTTCCAAACCTTCGCGAGCACGTGTATACAAATTCCTCTATTAACGTTTAACTTCACCTACGTAcgaaaaattttccaaattttaatttgtgaaAATCTTCTTTTCCTAGATTGATAGCTTTGATTATTAAATTGTCATCTCTGtaagaagaatatttctttttaaaaatatcttccgtatttataaaagattcAGAAGGGGGCGGGGAAAGTATCGATGATGGTGTGGCGGTCCCTTTAGCGTGTGGCACGTGACGTCGGATCAAACATTTCTCGACgtgctcttttttttctcacgAACCTACCACCTTTGACCAGGACGAAAGCCCGTGACGAACGAACCGTGAAAATGCCGAGTAGTTATATGCAAACTGAGCTGCATTACGACACCGAGATGTGTATATTTAGCTGGCAATTTCCTTTCGATAGTTGTCGAACCATAACTCGAAAGTACCATAATCAATGCGAATTCGTGGCAAGTTTGGCTTTCGAGATTCAAAGttcaattttcaacaaatGATATCTGTTTTAAGAGAGTTTATTTGTCTTTACCATTAATCTGTATACAATACAATAATCTTAATACATATACtggcaaatatattttttcacacTTCTTTCAGAACTAGATCGTTTATGCACAAGACTAATTTTATTACCGTGTCAGGCTTTAAGAAAACTCTGAGAAGGAAAGATTATCTGACACGATTAAACGATGAAAGAAACACACGTTACTAAACTAGATTGATCTTAATTGTCTCGTTTcgcgatatatatttatcgccCGTAAAATCTTCATTAGAGCTATTTTATATTCCTAAAAGTCACAGTTTTCTCATAAGTTTCACGATCAATGAAAGTGTACGACTTGATAAttagtttcttttcgtttcaagCTGATCATAGAGCGAAACAAAGGCAGAAAACGGTAATAGATAGAGAAAAATGGGTACGAAGACACACGAACTCAATTATTGCGTCGAGTAATTGCGAATGGCAGCTGCTGAGCGACCAACAAATTAGTCTGAATTCACTTTTACGGTATCGGCTGCTATTTTCTGAACATACATATGGTCAACAACCATAAACGCTCGGCAAAAAgcagaagaaacgagaaacttGTACTTGCGTGTTAACAAAATATCTACCTGCATGTAacgttcttttgttttaatgaCTTTCCAAATACTAATTCGTGCtcggtaaatttttatatcctaattgaaatttgaaattaaaaatgctaATGTACGATTAGTGAATTCTAATTAGTTTTGATTAGAATGTAACGTGTGAGAATATGTAAGACGTAAATTAAgattcaaacatttttatattcaatgaTAAATATGgcaatcgataaatttttagatCCTAATTGAGGTTTAAAATGAAATGGTAATTTCTAGTTCATTCTGATTAGAATATTACGTCAATGTTAACTTCCAATTAATTCGAATTGGGACGTAACATTGGTGATAGAATGCAAGGCTTTAACCAATTGTAAGATTTAAAAGATTTGTATAATCACAGATAAGGTAATCTTTATCTTAATCAATATCTTAACTaagatttaaaatgaaaatggtAATTCacgattaatcatttttaatccATTCTggtcaaaatatttcatcagtgataaaatagattttaacTAAGATTTAAgagatattatattaactaAAAGAATATGATAGAAAACATAAGAGATTAACATAATCATTTTTCTgttgctttttttctttctaataaTAGCAATGACAAATAAGGAGGCAAAAGGAACGGAATGGCAATTTTCCGGACTGGTAAACTCGCATTCTAAACGGATGTGATATTATTAGATCGCTGGATTATAGAATTGATATTGGTTTCTCGTTCAATTAACATAGGAAAGTTTCTGTGATTATGTAAATCTATTTAACTAAAAGGATTTACTCTGATCAAATTTGCAGAAACCAACTGCAAAACGATTCTACAAATCTGAAATTAGAATATGATTCGAAATATGATTCCATTCATTGCCCAATGAAATTcatactttctttcttttaaaggACGATTAAGACGGAGCAACGAGATATATGTGGCGCGCAATCCACTCGACGTTAATAGGCGTGTACAATTTATAATGCGCATTGTGTGCGTAATTAGAGGAAGAATGGGCAGGAAGAAATGGATAACCAATGCACACGTGAAAGGAAATGCTCGTTTCTCGTCACGACAGCGCAATAGCAACAGCTTGTAACCGAGCACCGGTTAATTACATTGTTTCGAGCATCGATCGAACGAGCTATTGCCATTATTCCGTTTCTTATCTAAAGCTGTtgtcaaaaaataatttacgatcTAATTATTATCGCGTTAATATTTGGAatgataattttttcatacttTGAATAAACACCAATATCAATAACGTTTACGAACAAAAGTATGCTTTTCAAGAATGCGTCACAGCCATATCCAACTTCCTACGCCATCATTAATATTCATGATCGGCTGTCAGTgccaagaaagaaaaggactTACTGTCCGTAACTGTCCATGGAGTGCGTCAACATATGCGTGGCCCTTCGAGCTTTAAGATTCAACAATAATACCCGCGACAGCCGAGGATTCGAAGCTCGAATTTGCATCTGCCACTATCTTCCATTGTTTCGGCTAATTTTCGTGAACCCTTCTTCTCGCCTCGTATTTCCCTGTTCGTTGAATTAGCCATTCCCATACAGGCAGCCGTGCTACGTGAAGTGCACGCGACCCCACTCGAAGTACCCTGTTTACCCTCTCATCCGCTATTCGAGAACTCAGCCCACACAGGGGTGTCTCGATTTTCTCTAATTCACCAACCGTGTTGTGTTTCACGATAGAAATTGAAGTAACGTTAGAGGATACGCGCGAATAGGCACGTGTTTCAAACTTTTAATcgatatagaaaaaaagagaaggaaaaataataatgggATGAGAAATGATCTCTTTAAGAATTTAAAGGTTTTTTAAATCTCAATAGTATTTATAAAAGtgtgaaatatgaaaagtaaGTGATTTTTTCGTAAGTTGTAATTAGAGGACATTTAAAAAGggacgtaaaataaaataaaagttgtgAAACAAGAAATAAAGAAGTGTTAAAGAAAGGTTTTTACTCACATTTCATATTTACTTTGTAGTAGATCACCAATTGGACCAAGTAGAGAGTTACAGAGATCCAAGTTCCACATAGTCCTGTAAATAAAAagttgaagaaaataaagaacaagTTATAAGAACTTAGAAGTCAATAATGTTCTTCTATTGTTCATGAAATCATATTACTTACGGTTTTAATGTCAGTATCCCCAATAGATCCACAATAACTGAAAGATCGTTCATTGCCACAGCAGATTCCACCGCAGCCTGGAAATTTACAATCTTGTCTTAGCTACTATTTTACGTACGATAATGGAAGTTGATCAATTACCTTAAGATCTTTATTGTGCCACAAAGAGTAAATGATTTGTAAAGAACGATGACGACTTGTGAGTACTGCCATCATCGATTCATGACCACGCATCATGCTGTTGAGTACTTCGGCTTCTGACATTTCATTTAGAACTCCCATTTGCGAGAAACCCAAACCAGTTGAAGTTGCAAAATGATTctatatataagaaaaaaagacaatgtcattttataaattttaatgtttaaaacACTGTTTTATTTATCGACAAAATAGTAAAAACTCACTGGTAGAAAAGTTTCAACGTCCAAGCCGTAAGGTTTATCGGCGCTTATGGGGACAAATTCGCCTTTCTCCGTGTTCTCGATGTTGGGCCTTATTTGAGACGCACGGACCTCTAACTTAGGATTCGGGGGCACTTGAGCTTTATTTGCTTTCTTTATAACGAATGTCGTGGTTGTGGAAGCGTTGCGCGCGGACAGCGACGTTGAGGTAGCAAAGTTTCTGTTCAGCGAAGTAGACCTAGATTGCGCAGAATTTGGCCTGTTTAACGCAGGGTCGGAGGGGCTGTGccttatattattaattctgtAAGAACGTTAAACGCGTTTCCGATAATTGTCACTGTTGTATAATATGCTAATATCTACGCTTCAAGTATCTATACTTACTGTACCGGATAATCGCTTTCGTAACCCTGTTCTCCATCTCTGCAACTACTCTGTCTTTTCAAGTAATGCTTAGGAGAATCCGGGCTAGGTGCTCTGTTCTTTAGTTTTCCATCATCCATTACTGGAAGGACAGCAGCCATTGGTGCTACACGTGGCGTCAGCGTAGAGTTTGACCTTTGCGGGCCCAAAGGTTGTGGAAGTGTTCCTATATCATTGGTAGGACCGCTTTTTTTCCCGGGAAGAGGTGTAATGTTTTGTCTTAGAGGTGGTATAGACGCGAGATTTTTTGATGTTCTACCAAGACCGTTATTTGCTTGAAGGTTTGCTTTTATTTGGCTAGTACTCGTAATTGCATTTCTTTGAACTGGCGGCGACGATTTAATCGGTTGAACACGAACTGGTACAGGTTTTGTTAACGATAACGTTGGTGCGGGTGGAGGCGGAGATGACGGTGATGAGATAGGTGGAACTTCTTCTGTATCCACCGTATTTAAATTTGACATTGAGGTAGAAAGATTTTGTAGTATTTGTGGCTGTGTAGGATCTGTAAAAAGAAAGCAAGCGAAACGATGTAAAGTTGAACTCTTTATGTAAACCGTACAAGTATTTGTACACTGGCATTCATGCAATATTGgagtaagaaaagaaaataggtAAGAAGAGTTTGCTTTAAGAGAGAACTCACCTACGTCTTGAGGCTCCGGGAAAGCCTCAGGTTCTGGAGGTGGAGTGCGAGACACTGAAACACATCGTGCATAGCATGCTCATTCACAAACCATACAGCAGaacattcaaattttaaatgcgtttatattttcagattcgtGATTGTAGGTGAGTAATTAAGAGTTAgaacaaaaagagaaattgaatATGTTGTGAGACACAGATCTTGCAACAAAGAATGAGTAATggttacaattttatattgtacTTACATGACCTGTTAGGTTGAAATATGTCATGATATTCAGTGACATTAGGAATATCCGCATATGTTGCTTCATCTTCAGGATCAGTTCCAGACTTGTCTGCTTCTTCTATGGTCCGTACGTCTAATCTATAAGCAAAACATtaggtataaaaaaataacaaaatacatgacacttatttattaaacttACGTGTGTTTTTTTAATCCAGGTGGCCTTTCCCTGGAGAAACTTTTCCTTAGAGAATTCCCATGACTAAATGGAGAACCGGATGTTGATACTCCCCCTAATGGAGCAATTTTCTTTAAGTCACACACGTACAAAACAATGTTTGCGGTGTGAAAACTTGCACCGATCTAAATAACCAATAAACACAGTTCTTAATtcgtaaattattatgtatacaGGAAATCAGTTAACAACTATCTTACCAGTTGATTTTGAGCGATGGCTATATCCTGTACCTTTCCCCAGCCAGTTGGGACTGAATCTAATGTTCTACCTGGTTCCCAACCGTAAACTTTTAATACATCATGGCAACCAGCAAAAAGACATTCTCCACCCTGACTGAAGTAGAGGCATCTatccaaaagaaaaaatatttataaattagtgGAAACCTTTAATAgcaataaatattctacagagttggtaaaTACCTGATTGCAGAGGAATGACTTTGGTCTGTAGAAGATACAAGTTGAAAAGATTCCAAATCCCAAAAGTGAACTGTTCTGTCTGCACTTCCACTGGCTAGTAAGAATTCATGAGGATGAAATTCCACTGTTGTTGCTGGACCTCTGTGTTCAGAAAACTCTCTTAACTGTCTACCAGCCCTTAAATCCCATAACTGATTCAAAAAGAAGACATTGATTacttatattaattgacactaTTTCAAAATAGGATTTGTATAACATTTACCTTAACCATTCCTTCTTCTCCTGCGCTAGCAATCCACTGACCATCAGGACTAAATTTTAAACTATTTACCATCCTATTGTGTCCTTTATAAGTGAAGATACAACCTTTCCTTCGGATATCCCAAAGTTTAATAGCAGTGTCTAAACTTCCTGATGCTAATAATTCTCCATAAGGATGGAAGTCCATACAACGTATGCCTGCTTTGTGCCCAGTTAATGTACGGGCTAATTTAGCATGTTCTAGGTCCCAAATTTTTAATGCTCCCGTTTGTGAGCCAGCGCATACTAAATCTTCTGTCTGTCCAAATCTTACGCATTCTATTGGAGTGGTATGACCACTCAGGCTCTGTAAACCAACAAGTCAGgattatacaaataataaatcaaacattataaaattgaactaTAGTATCTCAGCTGAAATATTCCTTTTAATGAACCATTTTTgcaagtaaaaaataaaactgtaCCATAATACAATTCTGCTTTCCAACTGCCCATAGATTCACTTTTTTATCATCACCACCAGTGACCAAAACGCGTCCAGATTTGTGACCTAGTGCCAAGCAATTGACATTGGACGAATGGGCAACAAAATCCTCTGTACAAGGAGAAACAGATCATTCTTTCAAAATGACTTGAACAAGATGTCAGCTACCAATGACATCATAAAGACAGTATATTTTCGGTTTGAAAAAGGTTATGACCATAATAGGAAGATGCAGCGAACAGTTAATTATTGGATCTTAACGAAAGATTTGTAAACACGAATTGTTTACTTATCTCAGGGAAGAAAGAGCGCCAGAACGGAATCCGTTAGATGCACACCGAACCGACTGatgtattaaataaagaatatacaaCTGCGAATGAGACAGTCACTTACGGAGTTTCCATGACCTCTTCGTGGACGAAGCCATATTCCGGGACCACAGGATTGCGTTGTGCACGACTTATTTGGCAACGACAACAATTTGAGATTTCAGCTTGCAGATGcacaatttttttttgctcGAATTCGTAGGTAACATTTTTACTTAGTGTTATTATTCAGTGCAGGAACGATTATTCAACGGGGCGGCAGCATCTCGCCGCGTTCTGGTCCTGAAGGCAATCCTTTCCTTGAAACTTCTGACCGTTTTCACAAACCGTTCGTTCCACCTCTTCGTCGTATCTCATTTCTTGAATCTGCCTGTCCGTGGGTAGCGCGAACTAACGTGacgttgaaaaatatcgaagttCTGTTTCTATCGAGACTACGTTCCAATCGATCGCACCAGATGTCACCAGTTCTCCGGTCAATTGAATCCTAACCTCGGCAAGTGTCAGAGTGAGAAGAAGagctaattatttaaataaaagaaaagttgtatcgtttgtaattaattacattgtaTACCGCATGATAACATGAATTATACATGATACGTTGTACGTGACGCAATTAAAACTCATAGTGtactgtaaatatttaaaagtgaGGTTGTAATTTtggaattatgtatatattgaataaaatatttgcattcGATCGTTCACGAGTGTtcgcaattaaaattaagtcAATTTACTCCCAGACATCTAAAAGGTATTGCGTAAAGTATGTGCAAGGACAATCGCCAGAACCTCGAGttcgtgaatatttttattacatcgaCCATCAAGGCATGGTacaatttgatttttaattaaatttatgttcAGAAGTGTAGAAGTTTAGGAATAATCGTATTAAAGTTCTTtctcttaaatattaaatttgtattttatttgctaTAGTTATTCCTGGATGATACACGTATAAGAAACTTCACATCATGTTTTAAAGGTGTGCATGAGCaatggaataatttattatttatgttgaTTTATATCTCATGGCAGCCATATTATTTTAGATAAAAAGTTTTTAGCCTTTTTTTTCAAGCGCTTAAAAAAGAATGACACAGGTAGATATGTAGAACATTTTCCTTATGTTTCTCTTTGTGGTCCagagagaaattttataagatGCGATGATTTGCCAATAGTTTTCACAAAAGttcttaaaatgtataatagtGCGACAAAGAAAACCGAAGACTGCTTTGGTTATGCTCATGCCGAAGAATTATTAAtggtatatttaattttattactaattaAATAACTATGCATTTAGTCTTCaatatttagtaataaattcattatagGTTCCATTTCAACCAGACAAAATATATATGGACATTCAATCAGGAAGAATATACCATCCTGCACCTGAAAAGGCAGGAGGAATTGGTCTAGTGAGGTCTCAAATTGCAATTGAACTTAGCCCATTATTTAACTttgaagaaggagaagaaaatgGTCCAACTCATATTTTTTGGGAAAATAGGAAATATACTTTAGATTGCAATTGGTATAAGGATAAAGTACCACAGGctgtcaaataaaaataaataaactttatttttaattaaaaaaggaaactaAGCACGATATATAAACAACTTTcataaaatgtacatatattcttAGATAATAACAAAGATTTATAATTGTTCTCtatctaataaattttgttaagataaagatgaaatatcaaaaattttaGCTGTAGAATCATCAGATGTAGTCAGTGCTTTTTCTCCATTTCTAAAAGGTTGTT contains these protein-coding regions:
- the Kat80 gene encoding katanin p80 isoform X3; translated protein: MASSTKRSWKLQDFVAHSSNVNCLALGHKSGRVLVTGGDDKKVNLWAVGKQNCIMSLSGHTTPIECVRFGQTEDLVCAGSQTGALKIWDLEHAKLARTLTGHKAGIRCMDFHPYGELLASGSLDTAIKLWDIRRKGCIFTYKGHNRMVNSLKFSPDGQWIASAGEEGMVKLWDLRAGRQLREFSEHRGPATTVEFHPHEFLLASGSADRTVHFWDLESFQLVSSTDQSHSSAIRCLYFSQGGECLFAGCHDVLKVYGWEPGRTLDSVPTGWGKVQDIAIAQNQLIGASFHTANIVLYVCDLKKIAPLGGVSTSGSPFSHGNSLRKSFSRERPPGLKKHTLDVRTIEEADKSGTDPEDEATYADIPNVTEYHDIFQPNRSLSRTPPPEPEAFPEPQDVDPTQPQILQNLSTSMSNLNTVDTEEVPPISSPSSPPPPAPTLSLTKPVPVRVQPIKSSPPVQRNAITSTSQIKANLQANNGLGRTSKNLASIPPLRQNITPLPGKKSGPTNDIGTLPQPLGPQRSNSTLTPRVAPMAAVLPVMDDGKLKNRAPSPDSPKHYLKRQSSCRDGEQGYESDYPVQSTSLNRNFATSTSLSARNASTTTTFVIKKANKAQVPPNPKLEVRASQIRPNIENTEKGEFVPISADKPYGLDVETFLPNHFATSTGLGFSQMGVLNEMSEAEVLNSMMRGHESMMAVLTSRHRSLQIIYSLWHNKDLKAAVESAVAMNDLSVIVDLLGILTLKPTMWNLDLCNSLLGPIGDLLQSKYEMYITVGCSGLRLILRNFASVIKSNVEAPLHTIGVDVSREERYHKCLSCYEKLSTIRGVLLKKQTTPGKLGALFREMIVLIRSLE
- the Kat80 gene encoding katanin p80 isoform X2 — encoded protein: MASSTKRSWKLQDFVAHSSNVNCLALGHKSGRVLVTGGDDKKVNLWAVGKQNCIMSLSGHTTPIECVRFGQTEDLVCAGSQTGALKIWDLEHAKLARTLTGHKAGIRCMDFHPYGELLASGSLDTAIKLWDIRRKGCIFTYKGHNRMVNSLKFSPDGQWIASAGEEGMVKLWDLRAGRQLREFSEHRGPATTVEFHPHEFLLASGSADRTVHFWDLESFQLVSSTDQSHSSAIRCLYFSQGGECLFAGCHDVLKVYGWEPGRTLDSVPTGWGKVQDIAIAQNQLIGASFHTANIVLYVCDLKKIAPLGGVSTSGSPFSHGNSLRKSFSRERPPGLKKHTLDVRTIEEADKSGTDPEDEATYADIPNVTEYHDIFQPNRSYPTQPQILQNLSTSMSNLNTVDTEEVPPISSPSSPPPPAPTLSLTKPVPVRVQPIKSSPPVQRNAITSTSQIKANLQANNGLGRTSKNLASIPPLRQNITPLPGKKSGPTNDIGTLPQPLGPQRSNSTLTPRVAPMAAVLPVMDDGKLKNRAPSPDSPKHYLKRQSSCRDGEQGYESDYPVQINNIRHSPSDPALNRPNSAQSRSTSLNRNFATSTSLSARNASTTTTFVIKKANKAQVPPNPKLEVRASQIRPNIENTEKGEFVPISADKPYGLDVETFLPNHFATSTGLGFSQMGVLNEMSEAEVLNSMMRGHESMMAVLTSRHRSLQIIYSLWHNKDLKAAVESAVAMNDLSVIVDLLGILTLKPTMWNLDLCNSLLGPIGDLLQSKYEMYITVGCSGLRLILRNFASVIKSNVEAPLHTIGVDVSREERYHKCLSCYEKLSTIRGVLLKKQTTPGKLGALFREMIVLIRSLE
- the Kat80 gene encoding katanin p80 isoform X1; the protein is MASSTKRSWKLQDFVAHSSNVNCLALGHKSGRVLVTGGDDKKVNLWAVGKQNCIMSLSGHTTPIECVRFGQTEDLVCAGSQTGALKIWDLEHAKLARTLTGHKAGIRCMDFHPYGELLASGSLDTAIKLWDIRRKGCIFTYKGHNRMVNSLKFSPDGQWIASAGEEGMVKLWDLRAGRQLREFSEHRGPATTVEFHPHEFLLASGSADRTVHFWDLESFQLVSSTDQSHSSAIRCLYFSQGGECLFAGCHDVLKVYGWEPGRTLDSVPTGWGKVQDIAIAQNQLIGASFHTANIVLYVCDLKKIAPLGGVSTSGSPFSHGNSLRKSFSRERPPGLKKHTLDVRTIEEADKSGTDPEDEATYADIPNVTEYHDIFQPNRSLSRTPPPEPEAFPEPQDVDPTQPQILQNLSTSMSNLNTVDTEEVPPISSPSSPPPPAPTLSLTKPVPVRVQPIKSSPPVQRNAITSTSQIKANLQANNGLGRTSKNLASIPPLRQNITPLPGKKSGPTNDIGTLPQPLGPQRSNSTLTPRVAPMAAVLPVMDDGKLKNRAPSPDSPKHYLKRQSSCRDGEQGYESDYPVQINNIRHSPSDPALNRPNSAQSRSTSLNRNFATSTSLSARNASTTTTFVIKKANKAQVPPNPKLEVRASQIRPNIENTEKGEFVPISADKPYGLDVETFLPNHFATSTGLGFSQMGVLNEMSEAEVLNSMMRGHESMMAVLTSRHRSLQIIYSLWHNKDLKAAVESAVAMNDLSVIVDLLGILTLKPTMWNLDLCNSLLGPIGDLLQSKYEMYITVGCSGLRLILRNFASVIKSNVEAPLHTIGVDVSREERYHKCLSCYEKLSTIRGVLLKKQTTPGKLGALFREMIVLIRSLE